In Pirellulales bacterium, the genomic stretch CTTCCATGAACAAACCAAGCTAGCGCCGGAACGCCGATTGCCAATGCATTACAACACCCAAATCAGTACCGCTGACGACCCCGCCCTCGACCAGCTTTGCCTTGCCCTTGCGGCGCGCGCCGACGCACTCGATACGTCGGGCGACTGGCCGGCGGAGCAGCTTGACCTTTGTCGACGATTTGGCGTCAATCGCTGGTTCGTCGGCCCGGAGTGGGGCGGCGCGGGGTGGAGCGAGCTCGATCTGATGCGGGGCTTGATGCGGCTCAGCTCCGCATGTCTGGCCACAACGTTCGTGCTTACCCAGCCGCTGGGCGTCTGCCGGCGACTGACGGTCTGCGAGAACCATGCGTTGCGCGACGACCTGCTGCCGAAGCTGGCCGGCGGCGAAGTGTTCGCGACCGTCGGCATTTCGCACCTCACGACCAGCCGCCGGCATCTGGCCAAGCCGGTGCTGGCTGCCCGGCAGAGCGACGAGGGATTTGTGCTCAACGGTTCGATCCCCTGGGTCACCGGCGCCGTGCGGGCCGACTACGTGCTCACCGGGGCCACGCTCGACGACGGCCGGCAGATTCTGACCATGCTGCCCACGAACCTGCCGGGCTTCACCGTCGGCGAACCTGCTCGGCTGGTGGGACTCACCGCCACGATGACCGGCGGTGCCGAATGCCGCGATGTGCTCGTCGATCGCCGCTGGCTGCTGGCGGGACCGACCGAGAACGTGCTGTCGGGCAAAGGCGCGGGGACCGGCGGCGTGCAAACCTCGGCCCTGGCTCTCGGTCTGGCGGCGGGAGCACTCGATTATCTGGAGCGCGAGGCGGCCCTGCGTGCCGATCTGATGGCGCCGGCCGCCAGTTTGCGCGAAGTACACTCGGAGCTCGAAGCGGAGCTGTTGACCTTGGCGGCGGGCGGCGAGGGGTGTTCGCCCGACGAACTTCGCTCGCGGGCCAACAGCCTGGCGCTGCGGGCCACACAGGGAGCATTGACGGCGGCCAAGGGGAGCGGATATGTCTTAGGCCATCCGGCAGGCCGCTGGTGCCGGGAGGCGTTGTTCTTTTTGGTTTGGAGCTGCCCGCAGCCGGTGATGGCCGCAGCACTGTGCGAGCTGGCCGGCCTGAGTGATTAAAATGCCATTACGAACTCCCCAGATTCGCCGCGAACAAGTTCCGCCGGACGACTGTCTGTGCAATTACTGCTCGGCCAAGTGCTGCAAGTATTTCGCCCTGCCGATCGACAAGCCGACGACGCACAAGGATTTCGACTACATCCGCTGGTACTTGCTGCACGACGCGGCCACGGTGTTCGTCGAGGGCGAGCAGTGGTATCTGCTGGTCCACACCCGCTGCAAGCATCTGCAACACGACAATCGCTGCGGCATTTACGAGACGCGGCCCAACATCTGCCGCGAGTACTCGACTGAGAGCTGCGAATATGAAGACGATTACGTGTACGACCGCTATTTCGAAACGCCGGAGCAGGTGGCGGAATACGTCGAGGCCGTGCTGCCGCCCCGCAGCCGCGATCAGTTCCGCAGCCGCCGGCCCCCTTTGCTGAATGTGATCTCGCCGTGACCAAAGCCCAACGCATCGAGCCGCGCACGCTCAAAGGATTTCGCGACTACCTGCCCGACGCCATGATGGCCCGCGAGCGGCTGATCGACACGGCCCGGCGGGTCTATCGCTCCTACGGCTTCAGCCCCATCGACACGCCGGCGCTGGAATACCTGGAAATCCTCACGGGCAAAGGCGGCGAAGAGACCGACAAGCAGCTTTACCGCTTCGAGGACCACGGCGGACGCTGGGTCGGGCTGCGGTTCGACCTGACGGTGCCCCTGGCCCGCTTCATCGCACAGCACGCCAGTGAGCTGGGCACGCCCTTCAAGCGTTATCACATCGCCACGGTGTGGCGTGGCGAGAACACGCAGCGCGGCCGCTACCGCGAGTTTATGCAGTGCGATTTCGACACGATCGGCACGCGCTCTCCGGTGGCTGACGTCGAGACGGCGCTGGTGATCCACGACCTGATGCGGGCCATCGGCTTCGAGGCGTTTACGATTCGCGTCAACAACCGCATGGTGCTCAATGGCCTGTTGCAGCGATTGGGCCTGGCCGACAAGTCGGGAGCGGTCCTGCGAGCGCTCGACAAACTCGCCAAAATCGGTCGTGAAGCGGTGGCTGAGGAGATGCAGAGTGTGGCGGGAGCTACCGCCGAGCAGGCCAACGACGTGCTGCGTTTGTCGGAGTTGAGCGGGTCGAACGAAGACGTGTTGCGGCAGCTTGAGCCGCTGGTGGCCGGCAGCGACGTCGGGCAAGAGGGCGTCGGCCGGCTGGCCGAGCTGCTGGCGGCCGCGGAGGCCGGCGGCGTGCCGCGCGAGCGTCTGCGGCTCGATGTTTCGATCGCCCGCGGCCTCGACTACTACACCGGCACGATCTTCGAGACGTTTTTAGACCAGCTTTCCGGCATCGGCAGCATCTGCTCGGGCGGACGTTATGATAACCTGGCGAGCCTTTACACCAACCAGGAACTGCCAGGCATCGGGGCCTCGCTGGGGCTCGACCGATTGCTGGCGGCGATGGAAGAGCTAGGGATGCTGACCAAGGTCACGACGCCGGCGGAGGTGCTGGTTGTCTATTTTGTCGCCGAGCGGCTGCACGATTATCTACGGTTGGCAGCCCGGTTGCGTGCGGCGGGTTTGGGGGTCGAGGTTTATCCTGAAGCCAAGAAGATCGGCCAGCAATTAAAGTATGCCGACCGCCGGGGTTTCAAGGTGGCGGTCATCGCCGGCGAAGACGAGCTGGCAGCCGGCAACTGCCAGATCAAAAACCTGGCCAGCGGCGAGAGCACGACGGTGCCGTTGGCGGGCGATGTAGCGGGGGCGGTCAAGAGCGCTTTGCAGTAGCGTTTGGCAAAAGGTATTGTTGGACCACTGGCAAATCCAGATGGCCAATCGAGACAACCATTACGAAGCCGCCTTCGAAGCCTATCTCCGGGCACGGCAGATACCCTACGTGGCCGTCGATGAAAGCCGCCGCAGCCTGCTGGCCGACGCCTCGATCAAAAGCCTGGACTACATCGTCTCGTCGACCAATGGCAACACCTGGCTGGTCGATGTCAAAGGACGGCGGTTCCCGTCGGGCATGCGCAAGCAGTATTGGAAGAACTGGTCGACGCGCGACGACCTGGTGAGCATGGCCCAATGGGAGCGGCTGTTCGGCGAACGCTTCAGGGCCGTGTTCGTGTTCGCCTACGCCATCCTCGGCGACCGCGCACCGCTGCCCCGCGAGCAACTTTTCGAGTTTCGCGAAGCACTGTATGCCTTTGTCGGCATCCGGCTGGAACAATACGCCTTTTACGCCAAGCAGATCTCGCCGCGCTGGGATACTGTGGCCATGCCCTACGAGCGGTTCCGTGAGTTGGCTGAGCCGATGGACCGGCTGCTGTGAATCCACTACATCCGCAGCATCTCGCGAAATCCGGCCGTGACGGCCTGGGGGTGCAGCATCACTTGCCAGCCGATGCAGGCCGCGAGCACGAATGAGCCGAACGCCAACACCACGCCCCAGGCGTTGGCCGGCGACTCGGCCTGACGTAGCCGCGACCGGAGTGCCTGCTCCAGACGCCGCCAACCGGCAAAGCTCTGTTCGTCGCCCGTGGCCACCAGTGAGACGTTTTTCAGGGCCGGACTCGACTCCAAGTGCAGCTCAACCCTCAGTTTCGGCAGCGACAAGCAAGTGCCTGCCCAGCGGGCCTCCGGCTCGATCTCGTCGATCGTCTCGGCCAATAGCGGACGAAGCTGTTCGAGCGAGAAGTTGTAGATCGTCAACCGCTGTCGCGACAAGAGCGCCGCCAGGGAAACGCACAAACTGTACATCACCAGCAGCAGCAGCCAAACGTAGCCCTTGTAGACGTAAATGGCCTGCTCGGGCAGCAACAGCTCGATCGGTCCCACCAGCACCATGCCTGAAACGGCCACGCCCAAGGCCGCCAGGTCACGGGCACCGGAAACCAAAAACGGGCGGCGAGAGAGATTGATCCAGGCCAGCAGCAACAGATAAACCGTCAGCGGCCCCAATGCCAGGCAGAGTCGAAAACCGTCCATGCGGCGTCTCGTTGGCCCATCGTTCCAAATGCCCCAAAAGCCAATTTAGACCGCGGCCGTCGGCCGGTCAAACGGCGCAGACGCCTTTCGCCTTTGCCGTGCGTCCGGCACAATAGGGCCTTTGCTCACGATGCTCGCCGCCATGCCTCGCCACACCGTCGAAGACGCCACCTGCACTTATTGCACCTGCTTATGCGACGACATCGTGCTCGACGTGGAAGACAACCGCATCGTCGCCGCCCGGAACGCTTGTGCCCTGGGCCGTGAGTGGTTTACGCGGCCGCGAGACGAAACGCATCCGCCCTGCACTGTCGACAGCCGCGAGGCCACGGCGGAAGAAGCCTATCAGCGGGCGGTCGAAATCCTCACGTCCGCCCGTGCTCCGCTGGTCTATGGCCTGACGGAAACCACCAGCGAGGCCCAACGCGTGGCGGTGGCCATCGCCGATTGGCTCGGCGCCACGCTCGACACCGGCACCAGCATGGGGCACGCACCCAGCGTGCTGGCCCTGCAGCGCACCGGCAAAGTCACCTGCACGCTGGGCGAGATCGCCAATCGCAGCAACTTGATCGTGTTCTGGGGCACGAACTGCGCCGAAACCCATCCGCGGCTCTACTCGAAATACACCGCCCTGGCCGAGGGAATGTTTGTTCCCCGCGGCCGCGCCGACCGCACCTGCGTGGCGATCGACGTGCGCCCCACCGCGACCTCCGCGGCGGCCGATCGGTTCTTGCAGATCAAGCCGGATGCCGATTTCGAGGCCCTCTGGATCCTGCGAGCGCTGCTCAAAGAAATCGAACTCGACGCCGACGATGTGCTGCGGCAAACCGGCGTGCCGTTGGACTCTTGGCGCGACCTGATTCAACGCATGAAGCAGGCCCGGTATGGCACGTTCATCATGGGCATGGGGCTGATGCACTCCCGCGGCCGTCATCTCAATTGCGAGGCACTCTTTCTTTTGACGCGCGAGCTGAACGCCTTTACGCGCTTCGTGACTCGCTCGGTGCGTGCCCGCGGCAACGTGACCGGCGGCGACAAGCTGGTCGGTTGGCGGACCGGCTTTGCTTACGCGGTGAACCTGGCACGGGGCTATCCGCGTTACAATCCGGGCGAATATACGGCCCAAGAGGTACTGACCCGCGGCGAAGCCGATGCCGCACTGATCGTGGCCGCCGATCCTTTCGAGACGTTCAGCCGCGATGCCTGCCGGTCGTTGCGGTCGATTCCTTCTATCTATGTCGGCCCGCCGGACACAGCCGCCGCCCGCGATGCCACCGTCGCCTTTGCAACAGCCACTTACGGCATCCACACAGCCGGCACGGTCTATCGCATGGACGACGTTCCTTTGCGCTTGCGGCCCGCGCTAACCAGCCGCTATCCCAGCGACTACGACGTGCTTGCACAGATCGAGCGGCGGATCTTGCAGCGCCAGAAAAGCGGCCGGGGCGAATGAGCGACGTCGTCAACGTGGCCGCCCGACTCGCCCGCCAGGCACAGGCCAGGCCCGACGCCACGGCGGTCATCGAAGCGGCTGGTTGCGATCGGTCCGGCAAACGACGATACCATCGTCTGACGTTTCGCGAGCTCGACCAAGACAGCGATCGCATTGCCCGTGGACTGCGTCGGCTCGGCGTGACGCCGGGCACGCGACTGGCGTTGCTGGTCAAGCCGGGCATCGACTTTGTCTGGTTGGTCTTCGCACTGCTCAAAGCCGGCGCCGTTACTATTTTGATCGATCCGGGCATGGGCCGCGGCAATCTCATCGGCTGCCTGGAAGCGGTCGCTCCCGAAGGATTCGTCGCCATCTCGCCTGTGCAGGCGGTGCGAATACTGTTTCGGCGGCGTTTCCGCCGCGCTCGTTTTAATGTAACCGTGGGACGGCGCTGGTTTTGGGGCGGAGCGACGCTCGCTCAGCTTCGCGCGACGGAATGGAGCGGCCCGGAACTGGCGCCGACCAAGGCCGACGATCCGGCGGCAATCATCTTCACTACCGGCAGCACCGGCCCGCCCAAGGGCGTGCTTTATCGTCATGGGAACTTCGACCGCCAGGTCGAGGAGATTCGCGACTTTTACGACATTCAGCCCGGCGAAGTCGATCTGGCCTGCTTCCCGCTGTTCGGGCTGTTCAACTGCGCGATGGGGGTGACGACGGTCGTGCCCGACATGGACGCTTCACGCCCGGCGACGGCCGACCCGGCGAAGCTCGTGGCCGCCATCACGGATTGCGGAGTCAGCCAATCGTTCGCCTCGCCCGCCGTCTGGAACCGCGTTGGTCCCTATTGTGCCACGCACGGCCTGACGCTGCCGACGCTGCGGCGGGTGATGTCGGCTGGCGCTCCGGTGCCGCCCTACGTGCTGGAGCGAATGAAGTCGTGCATCGCCGCGGATGGCGAAATGCACACGCCTTATGGAGCGACGGAGGCGTTGCCCGTGGCGTCGATCTCGGCCAGTGAAGTGCTGTCGGAGACGGCCGAGCGGACGCGCCAAGGCGCTGGCACGTGCGTGGGTCGGCGTTTTCCGGGCATCGAATGGAAGGTGATCGAAACTGTGGACGGGCCGATTTCGACACTGGCCGAGGCGAAAGAACTGCCGACCGGCCGGATTGGCGAGCTGATCGTTCGTGGGCCGGTGGTCACGCAAGAGTATGTGACGCGCACCGAGTGGAACGCCTTGGCGAAGATCATCGACGGCGAAACGTTCTGGCACCGCATGGGCGACGTCGGCTATTTGGACGATCGCGACCGCTTCTGGTATTGCGGCCGGCTGTCGCACCGCGTGTTGACGGCCGGAGGGCCGATGTACACCGAGCCGTGCGAGGCGATCTTCAATCATCATCCGGCTGTCTATCGTTCGGCGCTCGTGGGACTGGGCACGAAAGGGCAGCAGCAGCCGGTGATCGTCGTCGAGCCGCTGGTCGAGCGGCTGCCGTTGACACTTTCCGACCGCCATGCATTGCTCGCTGAAATGCGTGAAGTGGCCAAGTCGAACCCGCTCACCGCGGCGATCGACGAGGTGCTGATTCATCCCTCGTTTCCGGTCGATATTCGGCACAACGCCAAGATCTTCCGCGAGAAGCTGGCCGTTTGGGCCAAGAAGGAACTTTCGTAATAAAGGCAGAAGGCAGAAGGATGAAGGCAGAAAAAGATTCTCTGCCTTCTGCCTTTCCAGCCTGCCCTGGGCGAGCGGCACACCGGTCGGTATGCTGTGGCATTAACGCTGTCCGGTTTTGCACTCCTGTGTTCTTACTCGAACCACCACGCACGCAATACGATGTCAACTTCGCGCTGGCCGGCGTGCCGGTGCGCGTGCATCCGCTGTTTTGGCTGGTCACGTTGCTCTTGGGTATGTCGCACGACGCCAAGCCGGTCGAGGTGCTGCTGTGGGTGGCGGCCGTCTTCGTTTCGATCCTCGTCCATGAGTTCGGACACGCGGTCATGATCCGCTATTATGGCTGGCGGCCGCGGATTATTCTTCATTCGCTCGGTGGGCTGGCAGCCTACGAGCCAACCTACCACCGCACCTGGCCGCAGGTCGCCATCTCGTTCGCCGGTCCCGCGGCCGGCTTCTTGTTGGCCGCGCTAGTGGCGTTGGCCATTCGCCTGGCGGGGCACGAAGTGCAACTCGATTGGAAAGATCCGTTTCCCCTGCCCATACGGTTTGAATTCTTCCATGCGACGAATCTCAACCGGTTCATCATCGACCTGTTCTTCGTAAACATCCTCTGGGGCTGCATCAACCTGCTGCCGATCTATCCGCTCGACGGCGGGCAAATCTCGCAAGAGGTGTTGAATCACTACAACCCAGCCAACGGAACGCGGCAATCGTTGATGCTGTCGATTTTCACCGCCGTGGGCATGGGCGTGGTGATGCTGGCCAAGCTCGAAGATTATTGGCTGGCGCTCCTCTTCGGATTGTTCGCCTACACGAACTATCAGGCGCTGCAGCAATATGACGACCGGTTCGGCGGACGCGGCTGGTAATAGGGGAGTGGATGGTGTGACCGCCAGCGAAGTGCCCCAGCGTCGCGTGGTGTTGCTGGGCGCCAGCAACGTCACTCGCAGCATTGCCACCGTCGTCGACACGGCCTGCCGCGCTTGGGGCCGGCCGCTCGACCTGCTGGCCGCCGTGGGCCACGGGCGGTCCTACGGTCTGCGCAGCAGGGTGCTGGTGCGGTCGCTCCCTGGCATCCTTGAATGCGGGCTGTGGCCGGCACTGGCCGCGCGGCCCGCCGCCCCGACTGCCGCGTTGATCACGGACATCGGCAACGATCTTTTCTACGGCGCCTCGCCGCAGATGATTGCCGGTTGGGTCGACGAGTGCTGCCGGCGACTCGCGGCCACCGGTGCCCGGCTGGTGATGACGCGGCTTCCCGTGTGCAACGTCGGCCGCGTGAAAGAGTGGCAGTTCGCGGTATTTCGCGCGATGTCGTATCCCGGCTGTCGCGCGACGCTGGCCGAGATAACTCGCAGCGCTCAAGAACTCGACGAGCGGCTGACGGAAGTTGCCGGCCGCCACGACTGTCGGTTGATCGAGCCGGAATCCCACTGGTATGGGCTTGACCCGGTTCACATCAGACCCTTTCAATCGCGCCGGGCGTGGCAATCCATTCTGGGCGGCTGGAACGAAACTCTGCCGGAAGACGCGGCAAGCAGTTCGCTACGTCGCTGGATCTATCTGAACGCGCGCATCCCCGAACGGCGATGGCTGTTCGGCCGCCAGCAGGGCCGCCCCCAGCCGAGCGGACGGTTGCCCGACGGCACCGTCGTCTCGCTATTTTAGGCAACCACCCGCCTGAACAACAGAAACAGAATGGCGATGCCCCGGTAGTGCCACCACTCCCGGCGCGCCGGGACTGGCCGGCCGCGCGTATTGCAAGGGCCGGATCGATCTCGGCTCCCGGCGCGCCGGGACCCCAGCCACCGACGATTGCGTGCAGCATAACAACTTGGCGGGTGGTTGATTTTAGGAGACTGGCCCCGCCTTTGCTGGGGGAATCGCTGGGTTTTTGCCTATTCATAGCGCGCAAATCGCGCAGCCCCCTGAAACTCGCGGCGAATTCGTGGTATCCTAAAGCGATCCGATCGGCGGACGGAATGTCAACCAGCATCAAGCACAGTGCAGAATCTGGTCACAGTGGACATGGTTTGTCCAGCTCCCGCGAATTCTCTATGAACGCCAAGTTTGTCCTGCGCATGACCGCACCGATGATTGGGGTCAGCATGTTGCTGCTCGCCATCGGAGTAGTGTCGGCCTGGTATGTCCATCGGCTGCAAAAGGAGAACTCGGATCTGTTGGCCCACGACGTGGCCGGCATGCTCACCGCGGAGGACCTGGAAATCAAGATGCGGGAGGTCCGCAGCAAGCTGAACCGCTATCTTCGAGGCGACGCCAGCCAACTGGACGACATTCCTGAACTACGGAAAAGCACTGAACGACTGCTGGTTTCGGCCAAAGCCTCGGCCCGTGCCGAAGGCGAGCTCGATTACATCGCGAAGGTCGAGCAGGGATGCCACGAGTTCTTCGCCGCGGTGGAGCGTGCCCGACACAGTGGCTCCCCCAATGAGCAATTCGCTGAGTTTCTCTGGGACTCACGCATGGACCACGATATCTTCGAGCCGTCGCGGGAGTATATCGACTATCACCGCCAAATTGTGGAGCGCACCAGCGACCAAAGCCAGATGATGGCCGACCGCATGGGTTTGGGATTGCTGCTCTTGGGCATCTGCGGCTCGGCGGCCGGTTTGCTGGCCGGTTTCGGCATCGCCCGCGGCATCAACCGCTTCATCGTGCAACTCAGCGTGCCGGTACACGGGGCCGCCGGCAAACTGAACGAGGTGGTGGGACCCATCACCCTGTCGGCGACGGCCAGTTTCGAAGAGTTGGAAAGCGCGCTGAAAGACATGGCCGACCATATCGGAATGGTGGTCGAACGCTTGGAGCAGCGTGAACGCGAGGTCTTGCGGAGCGAGCAGTTGGCGGCCGTGGGACAGTTGGCGGCCGGCGTCGCTCACGAGCTGCGGAATCCCTTGATGGC encodes the following:
- a CDS encoding acyl-CoA dehydrogenase family protein; translated protein: MHYNTQISTADDPALDQLCLALAARADALDTSGDWPAEQLDLCRRFGVNRWFVGPEWGGAGWSELDLMRGLMRLSSACLATTFVLTQPLGVCRRLTVCENHALRDDLLPKLAGGEVFATVGISHLTTSRRHLAKPVLAARQSDEGFVLNGSIPWVTGAVRADYVLTGATLDDGRQILTMLPTNLPGFTVGEPARLVGLTATMTGGAECRDVLVDRRWLLAGPTENVLSGKGAGTGGVQTSALALGLAAGALDYLEREAALRADLMAPAASLREVHSELEAELLTLAAGGEGCSPDELRSRANSLALRATQGALTAAKGSGYVLGHPAGRWCREALFFLVWSCPQPVMAAALCELAGLSD
- a CDS encoding YkgJ family cysteine cluster protein; its protein translation is MPLRTPQIRREQVPPDDCLCNYCSAKCCKYFALPIDKPTTHKDFDYIRWYLLHDAATVFVEGEQWYLLVHTRCKHLQHDNRCGIYETRPNICREYSTESCEYEDDYVYDRYFETPEQVAEYVEAVLPPRSRDQFRSRRPPLLNVISP
- the hisS gene encoding histidine--tRNA ligase; the encoded protein is MTKAQRIEPRTLKGFRDYLPDAMMARERLIDTARRVYRSYGFSPIDTPALEYLEILTGKGGEETDKQLYRFEDHGGRWVGLRFDLTVPLARFIAQHASELGTPFKRYHIATVWRGENTQRGRYREFMQCDFDTIGTRSPVADVETALVIHDLMRAIGFEAFTIRVNNRMVLNGLLQRLGLADKSGAVLRALDKLAKIGREAVAEEMQSVAGATAEQANDVLRLSELSGSNEDVLRQLEPLVAGSDVGQEGVGRLAELLAAAEAGGVPRERLRLDVSIARGLDYYTGTIFETFLDQLSGIGSICSGGRYDNLASLYTNQELPGIGASLGLDRLLAAMEELGMLTKVTTPAEVLVVYFVAERLHDYLRLAARLRAAGLGVEVYPEAKKIGQQLKYADRRGFKVAVIAGEDELAAGNCQIKNLASGESTTVPLAGDVAGAVKSALQ
- a CDS encoding HYExAFE family protein — protein: MANRDNHYEAAFEAYLRARQIPYVAVDESRRSLLADASIKSLDYIVSSTNGNTWLVDVKGRRFPSGMRKQYWKNWSTRDDLVSMAQWERLFGERFRAVFVFAYAILGDRAPLPREQLFEFREALYAFVGIRLEQYAFYAKQISPRWDTVAMPYERFRELAEPMDRLL
- a CDS encoding formylmethanofuran dehydrogenase subunit B — its product is MPRHTVEDATCTYCTCLCDDIVLDVEDNRIVAARNACALGREWFTRPRDETHPPCTVDSREATAEEAYQRAVEILTSARAPLVYGLTETTSEAQRVAVAIADWLGATLDTGTSMGHAPSVLALQRTGKVTCTLGEIANRSNLIVFWGTNCAETHPRLYSKYTALAEGMFVPRGRADRTCVAIDVRPTATSAAADRFLQIKPDADFEALWILRALLKEIELDADDVLRQTGVPLDSWRDLIQRMKQARYGTFIMGMGLMHSRGRHLNCEALFLLTRELNAFTRFVTRSVRARGNVTGGDKLVGWRTGFAYAVNLARGYPRYNPGEYTAQEVLTRGEADAALIVAADPFETFSRDACRSLRSIPSIYVGPPDTAAARDATVAFATATYGIHTAGTVYRMDDVPLRLRPALTSRYPSDYDVLAQIERRILQRQKSGRGE
- a CDS encoding fatty acid CoA ligase family protein — its product is MSDVVNVAARLARQAQARPDATAVIEAAGCDRSGKRRYHRLTFRELDQDSDRIARGLRRLGVTPGTRLALLVKPGIDFVWLVFALLKAGAVTILIDPGMGRGNLIGCLEAVAPEGFVAISPVQAVRILFRRRFRRARFNVTVGRRWFWGGATLAQLRATEWSGPELAPTKADDPAAIIFTTGSTGPPKGVLYRHGNFDRQVEEIRDFYDIQPGEVDLACFPLFGLFNCAMGVTTVVPDMDASRPATADPAKLVAAITDCGVSQSFASPAVWNRVGPYCATHGLTLPTLRRVMSAGAPVPPYVLERMKSCIAADGEMHTPYGATEALPVASISASEVLSETAERTRQGAGTCVGRRFPGIEWKVIETVDGPISTLAEAKELPTGRIGELIVRGPVVTQEYVTRTEWNALAKIIDGETFWHRMGDVGYLDDRDRFWYCGRLSHRVLTAGGPMYTEPCEAIFNHHPAVYRSALVGLGTKGQQQPVIVVEPLVERLPLTLSDRHALLAEMREVAKSNPLTAAIDEVLIHPSFPVDIRHNAKIFREKLAVWAKKELS
- a CDS encoding site-2 protease family protein, translated to MFLLEPPRTQYDVNFALAGVPVRVHPLFWLVTLLLGMSHDAKPVEVLLWVAAVFVSILVHEFGHAVMIRYYGWRPRIILHSLGGLAAYEPTYHRTWPQVAISFAGPAAGFLLAALVALAIRLAGHEVQLDWKDPFPLPIRFEFFHATNLNRFIIDLFFVNILWGCINLLPIYPLDGGQISQEVLNHYNPANGTRQSLMLSIFTAVGMGVVMLAKLEDYWLALLFGLFAYTNYQALQQYDDRFGGRGW
- a CDS encoding ATP-binding protein, translated to MNAKFVLRMTAPMIGVSMLLLAIGVVSAWYVHRLQKENSDLLAHDVAGMLTAEDLEIKMREVRSKLNRYLRGDASQLDDIPELRKSTERLLVSAKASARAEGELDYIAKVEQGCHEFFAAVERARHSGSPNEQFAEFLWDSRMDHDIFEPSREYIDYHRQIVERTSDQSQMMADRMGLGLLLLGICGSAAGLLAGFGIARGINRFIVQLSVPVHGAAGKLNEVVGPITLSATASFEELESALKDMADHIGMVVERLEQREREVLRSEQLAAVGQLAAGVAHELRNPLMAIKILVQSAGERGDGGLRGRDLAVVEEEIGRLETSIQSLLDFARPPKPEKVALDLGHLIRQTFELVSARAEQQHVSLVSHLPEIPAMVEADGGQIRQVLLNLLLNALDALPEGGVVEVDVVGRRRWRPVAAGGVEPEQAAVTAAAGVERPLLGQSPWEAFASALDTMATDRAEHGFVIKVTDNGCGLPADLGNRIFEPFISTKETGTGLGLPICRRIVEDHGGVIDAGNMPGGGAEFDIWLPRAGERDFAESAAASVVSSISVDALGPQHAALARNR